From a single Tachypleus tridentatus isolate NWPU-2018 chromosome 6, ASM421037v1, whole genome shotgun sequence genomic region:
- the LOC143254186 gene encoding uncharacterized protein LOC143254186 isoform X3: MRLVNFILLLVITVYTVGNYAENGSNKITRNIHNGNSGYEYIGENSRALNRCRNKSGFDKKPDFGICNENRRYKKNMFRRDPDVGLVFFSDPNLRDRLRRGTRTTRQKVRRKK, translated from the coding sequence aatttcatTCTACTTTTGGTGATTACGGTCTACACTGTAGGAAATTACGCTGAAAACGGAAGTAACAAAATAACCCGAAACATCCACAATGGTAATAGTGGATACGAATATATAGGGGAAAATAGCAGAGCTCTTAACAGATGTAGGAATAAAAGTGGTTTTGACAAGAAACCAGATTTCGGAATATGTAACGAAAATAGAAGATACAAGAAGAATATGTTTAGAAGAGACCCAGACGTAGGCTTGGTTTTTTTCAGTGACCCTAACTTAAGAGATAGGTTAAGAAGAGGAACAAGAACAACAAGACAAAAAGTTCGGAGGAAGAAGTGA
- the LOC143254186 gene encoding uncharacterized protein LOC143254186 isoform X2, translated as MRLVNFILLLVITVYTVGNYAENGSNKITRNIHNGNSGYEYIGENSRALNRCRNKSGFDKKPDFGICNENRRYKKNMFRRDPDVGLVFFSDPNLRDRLRRGTRTTRQKVRRKK; from the exons ATGAGGCTagtg aatttcatTCTACTTTTGGTGATTACGGTCTACACTGTAGGAAATTACGCTGAAAACGGAAGTAACAAAATAACCCGAAACATCCACAATGGTAATAGTGGATACGAATATATAGGGGAAAATAGCAGAGCTCTTAACAGATGTAGGAATAAAAGTGGTTTTGACAAGAAACCAGATTTCGGAATATGTAACGAAAATAGAAGATACAAGAAGAATATGTTTAGAAGAGACCCAGACGTAGGCTTGGTTTTTTTCAGTGACCCTAACTTAAGAGATAGGTTAAGAAGAGGAACAAGAACAACAAGACAAAAAGTTCGGAGGAAGAAGTGA